A region of bacterium DNA encodes the following proteins:
- the recF gene encoding DNA replication and repair protein RecF (All proteins in this family for which functions are known are DNA-binding proteins that assist the filamentation of RecA onto DNA for the initiation of recombination or recombinational repair.) has translation MRLLWVEPDRFRNLDRKTVELHPRFNLLLGRNGQGKTNFLEAVGYLGSLRSFRSGGRVEMIRHGESAGRVTGAVSSGGLDRVLSFTLTGRGRQQYIDDQKVNSPEQYLQVLKVVHFIPEDVSLVGGSPSWRRKVIDRAVFEIVPEYAREYRRYLSALRQRNALLRRGGGRFGELEGWNKALAAAGAVLVCRRMELLHTLNPRMKHLGERLGLGPGLGLEYTPGFTVPDDAWPGGPGKLTQLIGTIENSILEELARVRTRESRLGHSLAGPHRDNIQFTLGSPDHPTDLARYGSQGQKRSAVLAFKLALAAAFRDTHGAWPLILLDDVASELDETRRKALGSLVVDMKAQFLISTTGEEYMFLPSGEGKIWTVDQGELKPFGRS, from the coding sequence ATGAGGTTGCTGTGGGTTGAGCCGGACCGCTTCCGGAACCTTGACCGGAAAACGGTTGAGCTCCACCCGCGCTTCAACCTTTTACTGGGCCGAAACGGGCAGGGAAAGACGAACTTTCTCGAGGCGGTCGGGTATCTCGGCAGCCTTCGGTCGTTCCGATCAGGCGGCAGGGTCGAGATGATACGCCACGGTGAGTCAGCAGGACGCGTCACAGGTGCCGTCTCTTCCGGAGGGCTGGATCGGGTCCTCTCTTTTACCCTGACCGGCAGAGGGCGCCAGCAATATATCGACGACCAGAAGGTCAATTCGCCCGAGCAGTACCTGCAGGTTTTGAAAGTGGTCCATTTCATACCCGAGGATGTGAGCCTGGTAGGTGGCTCGCCTTCCTGGCGCCGCAAGGTTATCGACAGGGCCGTTTTCGAGATCGTCCCCGAGTACGCCAGGGAGTACCGGCGATACCTGTCGGCTCTCAGACAGCGAAATGCGCTGCTCAGAAGAGGGGGGGGGCGTTTCGGGGAACTGGAAGGGTGGAACAAGGCTCTCGCTGCTGCCGGGGCAGTCCTGGTGTGCAGGAGGATGGAACTTCTCCACACCCTGAACCCGAGGATGAAACATCTGGGGGAAAGGCTCGGGCTGGGTCCGGGGCTGGGGTTGGAGTACACTCCGGGTTTTACCGTCCCTGACGATGCCTGGCCCGGCGGCCCCGGGAAGCTGACTCAGCTCATCGGGACGATCGAAAACTCGATATTGGAAGAACTTGCGAGGGTCCGGACCCGGGAGTCACGGTTAGGCCACTCCCTTGCGGGTCCTCATCGGGACAACATCCAGTTCACCCTCGGCAGCCCGGACCATCCGACGGATCTTGCGCGGTACGGTTCCCAGGGTCAGAAACGAAGCGCGGTCCTGGCGTTCAAGCTGGCCCTGGCGGCAGCTTTTCGCGATACCCACGGGGCGTGGCCCCTTATCCTCCTCGACGATGTGGCTTCGGAGCTGGATGAAACCAGAAGAAAAGCCCTGGGGAGCCTGGTCGTGGATATGAAAGCCCAGTTCCTCATCTCCACGACCGGAGAAGAATACATGTTCCTCCCGTCAGGGGAGGGGAAAATATGGACCGTTGATCAGGGCGAACTGAAGCCGTTTGGCAGGAGTTGA
- the gyrB gene encoding DNA topoisomerase (ATP-hydrolyzing) subunit B yields MDYTAEKIKVIEGLEAVRKRPSMYIGNTSTEGLHHLVYEVVDNSIDEAMGGFCDRISVTIRVDNSVVVEDNGRGIPVDRHKQMKKSAAEVVMTTLHAGGKFENSAYKVSGGLHGVGVSVVNALSARLDLEIWRDGGVYTQSYERGKPVTKLENIGKTKKRGTKITFLPDSQIFEIAEFSFDTLSQRLRELSFLNAGVKITIEDERADKRNEFQYKGGIVHFVEYLNRNRIAIHRKPVQIQGEKGAVVVDIAFQYNDSYKETIFSFANNINTHEGGSHLVGFKAAMTRTVNHYAISNNLVKNIKAGLSGDDIREGLAAIISVKLPDPQFEGQTKTKLGNSDIKGMVEAMVNEKLGAFLEENPAVGRKIVSKATEAARAREAARKAKELTRRKGALDVADLPGKLADCQAKDPGVAELFLVEGDSAGGSAKQGRDRRTQAILPLRGKILNVEKARDDKILSNQEIRTIITALGTGFGDELDLEKLRYHKIIVMTDADVDGSHIRTLLLTFFYRKMPRLVERGFLYIAQPPLYRIKKGKVERYLQNEKELNTFLAEQGIRNMTLQAPALKESYESTRLSTIFTSATRLVEIMNRMERRRIDPRLVLALALEGVDRKVLSDRVSLGRKMENAVTYLKTVYPEMEPVEVKLVEDEEHSCHIALVTTRKNGSRWNTRIDPDLVGRPGYYEMLKLARGLKILGTEMVLLATEDEEGENKGGKKKMPPQELLRTRRIGEVVHFIMEKGRKGASVQRYKGLGEMNPDQLWGTTMNPENRALQKVTIEDAVEADDIFNTLMGDIVEPRREFIEKNALNVRNLDV; encoded by the coding sequence CTGGATTATACTGCCGAGAAGATCAAGGTCATCGAGGGCCTCGAAGCTGTCCGCAAGCGGCCCTCCATGTACATCGGCAACACCTCGACGGAGGGCCTCCACCACCTGGTGTATGAGGTCGTGGACAATAGCATCGACGAGGCCATGGGGGGCTTTTGTGACAGGATCAGCGTGACCATCAGGGTCGACAACAGCGTTGTGGTGGAAGACAACGGGCGCGGCATCCCGGTGGACCGTCACAAGCAGATGAAAAAATCGGCGGCGGAGGTGGTCATGACGACCCTGCACGCCGGCGGCAAGTTCGAGAATAGCGCCTACAAAGTCTCCGGCGGGCTCCACGGGGTCGGCGTTTCGGTGGTCAACGCCCTTTCGGCCCGGCTGGACCTGGAGATCTGGCGGGACGGGGGGGTCTATACCCAATCCTATGAACGCGGAAAACCGGTCACAAAGCTCGAGAACATCGGGAAGACGAAAAAGAGGGGTACCAAGATCACCTTTCTGCCTGACAGCCAGATCTTCGAGATTGCCGAGTTTTCCTTCGACACACTCTCCCAGCGTTTAAGGGAGCTTTCGTTCCTCAACGCCGGCGTGAAGATCACCATCGAGGATGAACGCGCCGACAAGAGGAACGAGTTTCAGTACAAGGGCGGCATCGTCCATTTCGTGGAGTACCTGAACCGGAACCGTATTGCCATCCACCGCAAGCCTGTCCAGATTCAGGGTGAAAAGGGCGCCGTCGTGGTGGACATCGCTTTTCAGTACAACGACAGCTACAAGGAAACGATCTTCTCCTTCGCCAACAACATCAACACCCACGAAGGCGGCAGCCACCTGGTGGGGTTCAAGGCGGCCATGACTAGGACCGTCAACCACTACGCCATCTCCAACAACCTGGTGAAGAACATCAAGGCGGGGCTTTCCGGTGATGATATCCGGGAGGGTCTCGCCGCCATCATCTCGGTCAAACTTCCCGACCCGCAGTTCGAGGGCCAGACCAAGACCAAGCTCGGGAACAGCGATATCAAGGGCATGGTAGAGGCCATGGTCAACGAGAAGCTCGGCGCTTTTCTCGAGGAGAACCCGGCGGTAGGACGAAAGATCGTGAGCAAAGCCACGGAAGCCGCCAGGGCCCGTGAAGCCGCGCGCAAGGCAAAGGAACTCACGCGCCGAAAGGGAGCCCTCGATGTGGCGGACCTGCCCGGAAAACTTGCCGACTGCCAGGCCAAGGATCCAGGTGTTGCGGAGCTGTTCCTTGTGGAGGGCGACTCGGCAGGCGGCTCGGCCAAACAGGGGAGAGACAGGCGGACCCAGGCTATCTTGCCCCTGAGGGGCAAGATCCTCAACGTTGAGAAGGCCAGGGATGACAAGATCCTCTCCAACCAGGAGATCCGCACCATCATCACCGCCCTGGGTACCGGGTTCGGTGATGAGCTGGACCTGGAGAAGCTCCGTTACCACAAGATCATCGTCATGACCGACGCCGATGTTGACGGTTCCCACATCCGCACCCTGCTTTTGACCTTCTTTTATCGGAAGATGCCCCGGCTTGTGGAGCGCGGTTTCCTGTATATCGCCCAGCCCCCCCTGTACAGAATAAAGAAGGGCAAAGTGGAAAGGTACCTTCAGAACGAAAAGGAGCTGAACACCTTCCTGGCCGAACAGGGGATCAGGAACATGACCCTTCAGGCGCCGGCCCTCAAGGAAAGTTACGAATCGACCCGACTGTCTACCATCTTCACCAGCGCCACCCGGTTGGTGGAGATCATGAACCGAATGGAGCGCCGCCGGATCGATCCCAGGCTTGTCCTGGCCCTGGCCCTGGAAGGGGTCGACAGAAAGGTGCTTTCCGACCGAGTCAGCCTGGGCAGGAAGATGGAGAACGCCGTCACCTACCTGAAGACCGTTTACCCGGAGATGGAACCGGTGGAGGTCAAGCTGGTCGAGGATGAGGAACACAGCTGCCACATAGCGCTGGTGACCACCCGGAAAAACGGTTCCCGCTGGAACACACGGATCGATCCCGACCTGGTTGGTCGCCCTGGTTACTACGAAATGCTGAAACTGGCCAGGGGACTCAAGATCCTCGGGACGGAGATGGTGCTTCTCGCAACGGAAGATGAAGAGGGCGAGAACAAGGGCGGGAAGAAGAAAATGCCGCCGCAGGAGCTGCTTCGCACGAGACGTATCGGCGAAGTGGTGCATTTTATCATGGAGAAGGGACGAAAGGGCGCCTCTGTCCAGCGCTACAAGGGTCTGGGTGAGATGAATCCGGATCAGCTCTGGGGGACCACCATGAACCCGGAAAACAGGGCGCTGCAGAAGGTGACCATTGAGGATGCGGTGGAAGCCGACGACATTTTCAATACTCTCATGGGCGATATTGTGGAACCGCGGCGGGAATTTATCGAGAAAAACGCCCTGAACGTCAGAAATCTTGACGTCTGA